The following are encoded in a window of Corythoichthys intestinalis isolate RoL2023-P3 chromosome 8, ASM3026506v1, whole genome shotgun sequence genomic DNA:
- the LOC130920920 gene encoding type-2 ice-structuring protein-like: MLSVSFVFCAVVALAKAQAVCPAAWTKYNKQCFYYDGTSWTWVEAQARCQSFGGNLASVHSDEEYAFIQTLTQVPTWLGGTDCQRTGAWFWIDGTPMMYRIWCLLKPDNDLKQCCLQMNTGENKCWDDATCSTTLPYVCARPL, from the exons atgctGAGTGTGTCTTTCGTTTTCTGTGCTGTTGTGGCTCTGGCTAAAGCTCAGG CAGTTTGTCCTGCGGCCTGGACTAAATACAACAAGCAATGTTTCTACTATGATGGAACATCCTGGACCTGGGTCGAGGCTCAG GCCCGTTGCCAGAGTTTTGGAGGCAACCTTGCGTCAGTACACAGTGATGAAGAATATGCCTTCATTCAGACGTTGACTCAGGTACCAACCTGGCTTGGAGGCACAGATTGCCAAAGG ACTGGAGCCTGGTTCTGGATTGATGGCACCCCAATGATGTATAGAATCTGGTGTCTACTCAAACCAGACAATGATCTCAAGCAGTGCTGTTTACAGATGAACACTGGTG AGAACAAATGCTGGGATGACGCAACCTGTAGCACTACACTTCCATATGTTTGTGCAAGGCCTCTTTAG
- the LOC130920919 gene encoding type-2 ice-structuring protein-like — translation MLSVSLVFCAIVALATALDVNSTHLAATPCPPGWTEHKDRCFFFDNNIKTWVDAAANCQQLGGNLASIRSDDENSFINALTNNAPAWVGGTDCQATGAWFWMDGTQMIARFWCPLKPDNELSQCCLQINTGVNKCWDDVPCTSTLPYVCGRHR, via the exons ATGCTGTCTGTGTCTTTAGTTTTTTGTGCCATTGTGGCACTGGCTACAGCTCTGG ATGTTAACAGTACTCACTTGGCGGCAACACCTTGTCCGCCTGGCTGGACCGAACATAAAGACCgttgttttttctttgataATAATATCAAGACCTGGGTGGATGCTGCG GCGAACTGCCAGCAGTTGGGAGGGAACCTTGCATCTATACGCAGTGATGACGAAAACTCCTTCATTAATGCACTGACTAACAATGCACCTGCGTGGGTTGGAGGAACAGATTGCCAAGCT ACCGGAGCCTGGTTCTGGATGGATGGTACACAAATGATTGCGAGATTCTGGTGTCCACTCAAACCAGACAATGAACTCTCACAGTGTTGTCTACAGATAAATACTGGTG TGAACAAATGCTGGGATGATGTACCCTGTACGTCTACCCTTCCATATGTGTGTGGAAGGCATCGTTAA